A region of the Candidatus Margulisiibacteriota bacterium genome:
GGGGGTTAAAGTTGACCTTGAGCCGAAACTGGTTGAAGAGTGCATTAACACGGTCGGGCTCGGTTTTATCTTCGCTCCAAATTTCCACAAAGCGATGCGCTTTGCCGCCCCAACTAGGAAAGAGATTGGGATCAGCACGGTATTTAATATTTTAGGCCCGCTTTCCAATCCGGCCAACGCGTCAGCTCAAGTGTTGGGGGTGTTTCACGCGGATTTGACCGAAGTGATGGCGGCGGTCCTTAAAAATCTTGGGACTAAAAACGCGCTGGTCGTTCACGGGAATGACGGCCTGGACGAGATCTCGGTCTGCGAGAAGAGCAAGGTTACCGAACTCCGTGATGGGGGCATTAAAACTTATTTTATTAAGCCCGAAGACTTTGGTATACTGCGGGTTGGCGGCGAGGAGCTGCGCGGCGGTGATCCGGCCGCCAACGCCGAGATCGCGATCCGACTCCTGAACAACGAAGAAAAAGGGGCGAAGCGAGAGATTGTTTTACTTAACGCCGGGGCCGCTATTTACGTCGGCGGTCTGGCCAAGGATCTTAACGAAGGGATTAATAAAGCGGCCGAATCGCTCGATTCCGGAGCGGCAAAA
Encoded here:
- the trpD gene encoding anthranilate phosphoribosyltransferase, producing the protein MINVIKKVVDGHNLTREEAALAMDAIMRGDATPSQIAALITALHTKGESVDEITGFAEKMREHSVKIFPHSKNLVDTCGTGGDHAGTFNISTIAAFIAAGAGVAIAKHGNRSITSRCGSADLLEALGVKVDLEPKLVEECINTVGLGFIFAPNFHKAMRFAAPTRKEIGISTVFNILGPLSNPANASAQVLGVFHADLTEVMAAVLKNLGTKNALVVHGNDGLDEISVCEKSKVTELRDGGIKTYFIKPEDFGILRVGGEELRGGDPAANAEIAIRLLNNEEKGAKREIVLLNAGAAIYVGGLAKDLNEGINKAAESLDSGAAKNKLEELVKFTSKQTS